One Vallitalea pronyensis genomic region harbors:
- a CDS encoding GerMN domain-containing protein — protein sequence MGKIIRICFLCLFILMLITGCGNKKTESTDKTPDLKTEMITLKSSNDNKWIEKEVTIQSVGKEEVVREIFAFLQNGIEDQDVVSTIPTDIVLKDVAFDGAQVNLNFSEDYNKMEASDETICRTSLASSLTNLSYIDAVSFQVNDIPLKGTDGKPMSPMTKEQLVLGDPEKEPKTVRKVMLYFATVDASGLVPHEVEIEVNPNEPLEKTVLNLLLEGPNNEDEVSTIPEGTKVISTSISEGVCYVDFNNDFITKHPGGSTGENLTIYSIVNTLTELPDIKKVQFLIEGEKQAVFKGHIAFDTLFERNLDIVITD from the coding sequence TTGGGGAAAATTATTCGTATTTGTTTTTTGTGTTTGTTCATACTGATGTTAATCACCGGGTGTGGTAATAAAAAAACAGAAAGCACAGATAAAACGCCTGATTTAAAAACAGAAATGATTACATTAAAGAGTAGTAATGATAATAAATGGATTGAAAAAGAGGTTACTATTCAGAGTGTAGGAAAAGAAGAAGTTGTTAGGGAAATATTTGCATTCCTACAAAATGGTATTGAAGACCAAGATGTAGTAAGTACCATACCAACCGATATTGTTCTGAAAGATGTAGCTTTTGACGGGGCACAAGTGAATCTTAACTTCTCTGAAGACTATAATAAGATGGAAGCAAGTGATGAAACAATCTGTCGTACTTCTCTAGCCAGTTCACTGACAAATTTAAGTTACATTGATGCTGTGAGTTTTCAAGTGAATGATATACCGTTAAAAGGTACAGATGGTAAACCCATGAGCCCTATGACGAAGGAACAATTAGTACTTGGTGATCCAGAAAAAGAACCAAAAACCGTTAGAAAAGTGATGTTATATTTTGCAACGGTAGATGCATCTGGATTGGTACCCCATGAAGTTGAAATAGAGGTTAATCCTAATGAACCATTAGAGAAGACTGTACTTAATCTTCTATTAGAAGGACCTAATAATGAAGATGAAGTAAGTACAATCCCTGAAGGCACTAAAGTTATTAGTACGTCCATCAGTGAAGGAGTATGTTATGTTGATTTTAATAATGACTTTATCACGAAACATCCTGGTGGATCTACAGGAGAAAACCTAACCATATATTCAATTGTTAATACACTTACTGAGTTGCCAGACATTAAAAAAGTCCAATTTTTAATCGAGGGAGAAAAACAAGCTGTATTTAAAGGGCACATTGCTTTTGATACGCTTTTTGAAAGAAACTTGGACATTGTTATTACAGACTAA
- a CDS encoding sensor histidine kinase, which yields MIPLLLLTNILFNTLENYYVAEKIKTMRRQANIISTNLTVKGLDKDSTNITEYASKLESYEYERMLILDKRGYVVYDSNQRDVDKAYATEDVIDTLKGNTPTYSSREEDIIKVLVPIIPTDGKKGEVSGVTLLTSTYADITKTINEQKSVSYMIMIALFILIFILSYYFSGIITKPFKRLLVSINKITDGNLDEKIDIKGNYEIEEIGTAFNHMTDKLERIDETRRQFVANVSHELKTPLSSVKVLAESLLMQPDAPKELYKEFFEDISQEIERETIIIDDLLTLVTLDKKENELNVSETNLNILVESIMKRLKPLADIKGVEMVFESYREVIAEVDKTKIALAITNLIENAIKYNKEYGSIMVKLNSDYKNARLTVEDTGIGIPEDSVNKVFQRFYRVDKTRSRETGGTGLGLSITHQAILMHQGFVRCSSQVGIGTTFEMSIPLRRPLAEKNES from the coding sequence ATGATACCATTATTACTGCTTACCAATATTTTGTTTAACACCCTTGAGAATTATTATGTGGCTGAGAAAATAAAAACCATGCGTAGGCAAGCAAACATTATTTCGACGAATTTAACAGTAAAAGGACTGGATAAGGATAGTACAAATATCACTGAATACGCTAGTAAGCTAGAAAGCTATGAATATGAACGTATGCTGATATTAGATAAAAGAGGTTATGTGGTTTATGATTCTAACCAAAGAGATGTTGATAAAGCGTATGCCACAGAAGACGTCATCGATACCCTGAAGGGGAATACACCAACATACAGTAGCAGGGAAGAAGATATTATAAAAGTGCTTGTTCCCATTATACCAACAGATGGTAAGAAAGGCGAAGTATCAGGTGTTACGTTGTTAACAAGTACGTATGCTGATATTACGAAAACCATTAATGAGCAAAAAAGTGTATCCTATATGATTATGATTGCGCTTTTTATACTGATTTTTATATTGAGTTATTATTTCTCAGGTATCATTACAAAGCCATTCAAAAGGTTATTGGTTAGTATTAATAAAATTACCGATGGCAACTTAGATGAGAAGATTGATATAAAAGGCAATTATGAGATTGAGGAAATTGGTACAGCCTTTAACCATATGACAGATAAGTTAGAACGTATTGACGAAACCAGACGACAGTTTGTTGCTAACGTTTCACATGAGCTAAAAACACCACTTAGCTCAGTAAAAGTATTGGCTGAATCCTTATTAATGCAGCCAGATGCGCCAAAAGAATTATACAAAGAGTTTTTTGAAGATATCAGTCAGGAAATTGAAAGAGAAACCATTATTATTGATGATTTACTGACTTTGGTTACTTTAGATAAAAAAGAAAATGAGTTGAATGTAAGCGAAACCAATCTCAACATATTGGTAGAATCAATTATGAAGCGATTAAAGCCTTTAGCCGATATAAAAGGTGTAGAAATGGTTTTTGAAAGTTATCGTGAAGTCATTGCAGAAGTTGATAAGACAAAGATAGCCCTAGCCATTACAAACTTAATTGAAAATGCTATTAAATACAATAAAGAATACGGGTCCATTATGGTAAAGTTGAATTCTGATTATAAAAATGCACGTTTGACAGTTGAAGATACAGGTATTGGTATACCAGAAGATAGCGTGAACAAAGTATTTCAGCGATTTTACCGAGTTGATAAAACACGTTCGAGGGAAACAGGGGGTACAGGGCTTGGATTATCGATTACACACCAAGCTATATTAATGCATCAAGGATTTGTTCGATGTAGTAGTCAGGTCGGTATCGGTACAACTTTTGAGATGAGTATTCCACTCAGACGGCCACTTGCAGAAAAGAATGAATCCTAG
- a CDS encoding helix-hairpin-helix domain-containing protein has protein sequence MMKQKLLYYIAFGTFVIIMGIVYSHKAEHVDIKIEDDRDSQQEAVTSIREQEDPLMVHEEDEKNTIIVHICGAVKNEGVYEVEEGARVFDALALAGGLVEDAATDYVNLAREIQDGEQITFPTEQQIEDGAFETKGEASDYININTASASELMELSGVGESRAELIVTYRKENGPFQSKEDIMLVSGIKEGLFQKIKDFIIVK, from the coding sequence ATGATGAAGCAAAAATTATTATATTATATAGCCTTTGGAACATTTGTCATCATTATGGGGATTGTATACAGTCATAAGGCAGAGCATGTAGACATCAAGATAGAAGATGATAGGGATAGCCAGCAGGAAGCGGTTACATCTATTCGTGAGCAAGAAGATCCATTAATGGTTCATGAAGAAGATGAAAAGAACACAATCATCGTGCATATATGTGGAGCTGTGAAAAACGAAGGCGTATATGAGGTTGAAGAAGGTGCCAGGGTTTTTGATGCGCTTGCATTAGCAGGAGGTTTGGTAGAAGATGCAGCTACAGACTATGTTAATTTGGCAAGAGAGATTCAGGATGGGGAACAGATTACCTTTCCAACAGAACAGCAGATAGAAGATGGCGCATTTGAAACAAAAGGAGAAGCATCTGACTACATTAATATCAACACAGCTTCAGCATCTGAACTTATGGAGCTAAGCGGTGTTGGGGAGTCAAGAGCTGAGCTTATTGTTACATATAGAAAAGAAAATGGTCCATTTCAATCCAAAGAGGATATTATGCTAGTAAGTGGTATAAAGGAAGGGTTATTTCAGAAAATTAAAGATTTCATAATAGTTAAGTGA
- a CDS encoding response regulator transcription factor — translation MSKRILVVDDEKLIVKGIKFSLEQEDMKVDVAYDGEEAYELAKDNEYDLIVLDVMLPGLDGLSVCRQIREFSNVPIIMLTAKGEDMDKILGLEYGADDYMTKPFNILELKARMKAVLRRMKTDYNDGSSESVINSGELKIDCDSRRVYMNDNEINLTAKEFDLLELFSKHPNKVYSRENLLNIVWGYDYPGDVRTVDVHVRRLREKVEPNPSEPKFIHTKWGVGYYYQNKKTV, via the coding sequence ATGTCTAAGAGGATATTAGTGGTAGATGATGAGAAGTTAATTGTGAAAGGTATCAAATTTAGTTTAGAACAGGAAGACATGAAAGTAGATGTAGCGTATGACGGGGAAGAGGCTTATGAATTAGCTAAGGATAATGAGTATGACTTAATCGTATTAGATGTTATGCTGCCGGGCTTAGATGGCTTAAGTGTTTGCAGGCAGATACGTGAGTTTTCCAACGTGCCTATTATCATGTTAACGGCTAAGGGTGAAGATATGGATAAAATCCTTGGTCTTGAATATGGGGCTGATGATTATATGACCAAACCTTTTAACATTCTGGAATTAAAAGCTAGAATGAAAGCAGTTCTTCGAAGAATGAAAACGGACTACAATGATGGTTCATCCGAATCCGTGATTAATTCAGGAGAATTAAAAATTGATTGTGACAGTAGACGTGTGTACATGAATGACAATGAAATTAATTTAACGGCTAAGGAGTTTGACCTATTAGAGCTCTTTAGTAAGCATCCCAACAAAGTATACAGTAGAGAAAACCTATTAAATATTGTATGGGGATATGATTATCCCGGTGATGTAAGAACAGTAGATGTTCATGTGAGAAGACTAAGAGAAAAAGTAGAGCCAAATCCAAGCGAGCCCAAGTTTATTCATACTAAGTGGGGTGTTGGTTATTATTATCAGAACAAAAAAACTGTTTAG
- a CDS encoding methylglyoxal synthase, producing the protein MSEMVRMKKQKNIALVAHDNRKKDLVEWVVKNKKKLAEHFLYGTGTTGNIIAKETNLPVRRYKSGPLGGDQQIGSRIIEKDIDFLVFFWDPLEAQPHDPDVKALLRIAVLYDIPVAMNVATADFMFSSKLMDQEYNRYIIDYGTRIKRKY; encoded by the coding sequence ATGTCTGAAATGGTAAGGATGAAAAAGCAAAAAAACATTGCTTTAGTAGCCCATGATAACCGAAAGAAAGATTTGGTGGAGTGGGTTGTAAAAAATAAAAAGAAGTTAGCAGAACATTTTTTATATGGAACAGGTACAACAGGTAACATCATAGCCAAAGAAACGAATCTACCTGTTAGACGATATAAAAGTGGTCCATTAGGCGGTGACCAACAAATTGGTTCCAGGATCATTGAAAAAGATATTGATTTTCTTGTGTTTTTTTGGGATCCGTTAGAGGCGCAGCCCCATGACCCAGATGTAAAAGCATTATTGCGTATTGCTGTTTTATATGATATTCCAGTAGCCATGAATGTGGCAACAGCAGATTTTATGTTTAGTTCAAAACTAATGGATCAGGAATATAACCGCTATATCATTGATTATGGCACACGTATTAAAAGAAAATACTAA